GGGCAGCGTCGTCTACAGCAcctcgtgctgctgctgggtcgCCTCGCTCACCACCTGCGGGGAGAGGCGGCGTGAGGTGCTGAGAtggccccccccgggccccagcccccagccccgagaGGGGGCGAGGCACCGAGCGCGGCCCCCGCCTCCCCTTCAGCCCCTGCTCACCTCCCCATCCCGGGTTTCGATGGTTTTGATCATCACGGTCTTCTTGGTGTGCACTTCAGAGCCGCGCTGCTCCGGGCTGGTCTCTGCGGGCAGGGGACAAGGGGATGGCACCGCCGTGGTGACGGCCACCGTGGGGAATATGtggcacggggcgggggggttTGGGTTGCGGGCAGTGGGGCCGTTCTCCACGTGCCCTGCTACGGCCAGGGTCTCCGGGAGCCCTgggtcaccccccccccctcacccccagctCATGGCAAGCACCCACAGGACCCCCGAGGACCTGCCCAAAGCCAGCCGAGGTGTGTCCCCACGGTGGGGCCGTGCCCCCCCAGCTCACCTCGGAAATTGAGCGCAGAGGCGAAGGTCTGGTGCATGGGGATGCTGATCCTGCAGGGACGCAGACACAGGGAGAGCTCAGCGCCAGCCCACGCAGCGGGGCGGCAGCCACCCGCACGCCACGACCCCGCTGGTGTCCGGTCCTGCCCCCCTCCACCTCTCACCGGTTTTCCTCGCCCTCCAGCAGCTTGCGGTACGTGGCGATCTCCACGTCCAGGGCCATCTTGACATTGAGCAGGTCCTGGTACTCGCGCAGGTGCCGGGCCATCTCGTCCTTCAGGTGCCGGATCTCCTCCTCCAGCCGCGCGATGGTGTCCTGGTACCCGCCGGCCTCCCCCGCGAAGCGCTCCTCCATCTCCCGCATCTGGCGCATCAGCGAGTCGTTctggggggacaggggggatcagcagggtgggggggctggggggcacctgGGGTAGGAGCTGGGCTCGATTCTGGGGCTCTAGGGGCTGGATCTGCAATGTGGGGTGCTTTTGGGACACCCTAAGCAATGGGGACCTCGGGGTCCAGCTGACGAGGGGCTGTCACCCTcagcagcctgggcagggaGCGGGTGAGAGCCTCACCCAGGGTGCCCCAGAGCCTCCAGGGTGCCAAAATGACCCCTAGCAGGGCTccaaggagggaggagagcccACCGCCCCGGCAAGGCCGTCCCTTGGAGGGTAGGGAGCGGTGCAGGAGCACAGGACAGCTGCCGGGGGTGGGGGCACTGCCACCCTCGTGGCTCCTGGCTGGCTCCTATGACCGTGCCCATGCCAGGCTGGGACTGCTGTGCCGTTTGTTTGTAACTCCCACCCTGCAACCAGACACCCCGTGCCCTGCCCCGGTCTGCCTGGAGCCTCCCGGGCTGGGGCGCCTTCTGCACGTCCTGCATCGACACCAGGGCTCTGCCAAAACCTGTTGCGGAGCCAGGGGAGGCACTGCCCGGCCCAAATGCGGGGGGCGagtccccacagcagcagctctgagagcTGGGAGGAGCCCCCGAGGTCCCCAAGCACCCCGGAGCTGCACGTCCTTCCCGGGAGGCAGGCTTTGCTCCGTGCTGCCCGCAGCTCACCGTGCCCTTGAGGGCATCGATCTCGCAGGTGTAGGACTGGATCTGGTGCCGGTACTCCAGCATCTCCTGCTTCGCCTGCCGCAGCGCGTCGTTGTTCTTGTTGGCCGCCTGCGTCAGGTCGGACAcctggggagaggctggggtCAGCGGGTGCTGGCAGCGGGCAGGATGCGACCCGccgcccgcggccgcccggACCCGCACCTTGGACTTGTACCACTCCTCAGCCTCGGCGATGTTCTTGGCGGCGATGCTCTCGTACTGCGCGCGGATGTCTCGCAGCGCAGCCGTCAGGTCGGGCTTGGAGATGTCCATCTCCACCTGgatgtgctgctcctgcagctgggcctgCAGCTCCCGGATTTCCTGGGGACACGGGGTGACGCGTCAGGGCACCCGCCCCGATCCCCGACCCCAGCGGTGCCCGCGGGAAGCGGGGGCTGCCCGGGACCTACCTCTTCGTGCACCTTCTTGAGGAAGGCGATCTCCTCCTGCAGGGACTCGATGCGTCTCTCCAGGTCGATGCGTGCCAGCGTGGCCGCGTCCACGTCCTGGGGGGGACACGGAGAGGTTGTGGTGACGAGCACCCCGTggggtgccagggctgggagcagcaaaGCTGCATCCATGGCCATGCCCTGGCGCCAGCAGGGGCACGGGGAGGGCGGGGGTCCCAGCCATGCCGAGTGGCCAGGCAGTGGGGGGGGCACGGGTACTCACAGCTCTGAAAGCGGCCAGGTTGTTCTCAGCCTCCTCCTTCAGCTGAATCTCCTCTTGCAGCCTAGGAGCAAAGAGGGGGACGTTAGGGGGACCCGGACGGAGCCCTGTCCCCTGGAGCTGGTGTCCCCGCTTGCTGTCCCCGAGCCCAGCGCGGTCTGGTGGGAACAGGGCGAATTGTCCTGCGCTCCCGGCAGGCGGAGGGAGGGCTGGCGGGGGGCCAGGGGCTCTTCCTCCCATTCCCTATTATAGTCATCGGCAGCGGGAGCACAAAGGCATGAGGTCAGCTCGGTGCCACGCTCACTGCCCCGGCCCTTATAGGGACGAGTGGCCGGCAgccggggggcacggggggccTGAGGGACGGCCACCGGCTGAGCCCTTCGTGGGGACGGCAGCAGAGTGAGCTGGGCACCCAGCTCGGGGTACGGGGCAGTGGAGGGAGCCACAGCAGGTCACTGGGTTTTGGGATCTCCTCAATACCACGGGACAGgggggcagtgctggggtgTGGGGGCAGCTCTGGGAGGTGCACCCTGGCTGGGCTGTGCCCGGGGAGGGGACCAGGTGCCCCAGGACGTGGCTCACGGAGCCTCAGGGGGACGGCGATGCCCAGCCATGCTGGCACAGAGGGCAGCAGGAACCTGACACCCGTTtgccctgtgccctgctcctccccCGATATTTGGGGTCGTCCCTCCGGGAGCTGGCACAGCAGGGTGGCAGGAGAGCCCTGCGGCCCCCAGCCTCACTGCATCAGGGGCCCCAGCTccggctgctgctcctgcctgtctggggcaggggctgctgctctgggtggggggcagcagccTGGGTCACCCCAGGAGTTGGGTACACCAGCCCCCCTCGTCCACATCCCCGCAGCGGCACAGCAGCCAGGGGGAAGGAGCCCCCAGCATCAGGGGTGCTGCCTGGTGTCGTGGGGATCCATGGGAGTCCCTCAGCACAGCCATCCCTCTGgctctgccccccagccccagccccagcagggcctgcagcatccctggggaggccggggggtccctgcagctcccctggcACCATGGGCACCCACGGCAGACCTGGCACCCCTGGCCTGCAGAAGCACGGCTGCTTCCTTCGCTCCCTCCTTCGCATCCGGAGCCGGTGGAGCACCCCCCTCCCACCCGTCTTGCTTCCGCCTGCCCGGCTGCCCCTGTCCAtctgtccgtctgtccatcTCTCCATCTGTCCATCCCCTGGAGCTCAGCACGCTCACGGGCTGGCTGCCCCTTCCTGGCGTGAACAGGGCAGGGATCCCCGATCCCCCAGCTCTGGGGGTCCCGTGCCATCACAGCCcggtccccagccctgctgcagcatctggGAAGGGAGGGTACAGGGGACACCCCCCTCTGCCGGGGACGTCCTCCCTGCTGGGTGCTCCCTGGGCACCTCACAAGGGTTGGTGTGTGCTGGCCGTGgctctcctctcctgctcaCCCTGTGCCGTGGTTTGGGCAGCCTCAGCACCGGCACGGGGGGGCGCGGgtgccctcctccctcccaggACTCGCAGGACCGTGGGGCAGATGGGcgcccagcagccagccagcgAGGGCCGTGGCCAGGGAGACGGGGCGAGGACAAGGGGATGGAGGAGCGGGGCCACGACGGCAGCGAGCACCCGAGCGGGTGCCGGGGAGCCGTACCCAGGGATGGAGCCGTCCCCAGGGACGGAGCCACGGGGCGGAGAGGCAAGGGCCCCCCTCACCTCTGCTTGAGCTTCTGCAGGTCATCGAGCAGGTTGTCGCGCTCCACCTCCACACGTGCCCGCTGGCCGGTCAGCGCGTCCACCTGGCGGCGGAGCTCCCGCAGCTCCTCCTCGTACATCTCGGCCACGCGGGTGGGCTCCTTGCCCCGCAGGCGGTTCACCTCGGCCACCATCAGGGCGTTCTGCTGCTCCAGGAAGCGCACCTTCTCGATGTAGTTGGCGAAGCGGTCAttgagctcctgcagctccacctTCTCGTTGGTGCGGGTCTGGAGGAACTCCTGGTTCATGGCATCGGCCAGGCTGAAGTCCAGCAGCTCGCCGGCACCCTGGTAGGCGCTCTGGTAGGAGCGCAGGGGCGTCACGCGGGTGGTGCGGAAGGTGGAGAAGCTGGGCACGGCCGAGGTGCGCGACACCTGGTAGACGCGGGAGGTGACGGAGCTGCCGCTGCCCTTGCTCCCGAAGGAGGCGCGGGGGAAGACCGGGGAGGTGCCGCCGAAGGTGCGGCGGTAGGAAGAGACCCGCTGGCTGGAGGAGTAGGACTGGCTCATGGTGGCggcggtggtggcggcggcggcggcggcgaggctggagcagggagcagggagcaggagcagggctggcgaGCGGCCGGAGCTCGGCGAGGCGTCGGGAGGGGACCCGCGGCGCCGCTATTTGTATCCTGCTGACATCACCGGCCCCTCCTGCTCCGGGACAgctgggggatgctgggggggaCGGCTGCCAGCCCCCGCCCCCCGACGCTCACCTGCGGGCACCGCAGGGCCAcggcccccccgcggccccccccaCGTGGCTCACACCTCCGCCTGGGCACCCCTGGGCACCCCCAGACCTCTTGTTAGTTTGACTGCCCCCCATGGACCCCCTTCATGCTGCCCCATCCTGGGCAGTGTCCCTGGGGGAACAAGGAGAGGATCGGGGGCAGCGGATGGTGACCCCCCCAGATCCCCGATGGGGCGCAGTGCCCCCCCACCGGGGAGCCCAGGCAGACAGATGGTGCTGGGGGGAAAGAAGGGCGCTCAGCCATTCGCACCATCACTTGTCCCTCCTGGAGCCCAGACCCCATGTCCTGGTGGGCACACTCCCCAAATTGGCCGTGGGCACCCCAAAATGTCCCCGGGCACCCCAAAACGTCCCTGGTACCACCCTGACCTGCCCCATGGCAAGAGGCCCAGGCTTAGCTCCCTGCTTGGGGCCAGATAACAGTGacccattccccccccccccgggagaCCTGCCCCACAGAGAGGGGGACACAGGGGGGACCCTTTGGAGGGGGCAACATGGGGGGCCCTGCCCTGAGTGTGCTTGGGCTGACCCCCCCAGGCAGGCCCCCCCTTTCTGACACGGAGGGGTCCAAGGTGGGGCCGGGCACCCGCGGGGAGGTGCTGAGTGACCCTGAGCAGGTGCCGGGGTGCGGAGCGCTCGGTGACAGTGACATCACCCGGGTCCCGGCTCCGGCACATTCCCGAAGCAGCAGGCACCCAACCAAAATAGCCTCCGTACTCATCCGCGTGGGACAGGCGTGGTATTTATAGCTGGGGGAGGCACCCTCTTAACCCTTCTTGTGCCGGGAGCGTGGATGGGGACCCTGCCCGGAGCAGCCCCAACACCTCCCTGGTCCCCGTCACCCCGAGAGCAGGGCGAtgtccccaggagcagcaggctctgccctgTCTCCTCAGCTTTCCCCTTCGCCCTACATTGCTTTGGGGAGCAGAACGCCCATCCTAACTCTCCAAAACTTCCCAgagtggggctgtgctggggcaccccctcctccccaagCCCCGCTGCCCACCCGCTGACCCCCCGCCCTGCCCAAACCAGGCTGCTTTGACCGACAGCGGCTGGCACAGCCCCAGTGCCACTGTCCCTGGGACGTCCTGGCGGGGGACACCGCGGTGCCACCGGGTGCGTGGTGactcagcagcaggagcagcgctCAGCCTCGCATGCCGCACACCTCCTGGCCCCCTGCGCCGGCTGCAGCGCGGGCACCGAGCGGTGCCAGGGCTTGGCGGCAGCATCCTCCGCTGCCCCGGCTCCCTGCcagccttgggggggggggaaagcgAGGGTCTGGGTGCCGTGGCCATAAGGTGGGCAGAAGCTCGAGGCCCCAAATCTaggctgtccccccccccctcaagcCCTCTCAATCTCTGGAGCCCCTCCAGGCTGCTTAGACACAGCGTAATGCCGTGGCTTCCCGGATGGTGCACGCTGCCTGGCGGAGCCTGCCTTTAAAAGGGAAGGTATTTCCAGATGGGGCTGTTTCATCCcagcacggggtggggggggtggggggagaagaagatggaaaaacatacagcatccttcctcctcctggccctgctcccGGAGTGCCCGGCGCATCCCTGACCCCGCACGtgtgccctgcctgtccccacgCCGCCTCGGGCAGGAAGGGTGGGACGCCAGCCCCTGGATCGGGCACAGAGGGGCACGTGGGACCCCACGCTGGCACGGGGACCCAgccccactgctctgctgccccttcccGTGACCCCATCCTGCAGGCAGGGTTGGGGTGCTCCTGGGCACCGCTGGGCGCAGGGGAAGTGGTTCCAAGGGGTTAAGGAGCCGCGTCGTGCCGATCCTGCTCTGGGACGAACTTTCTGAAGTGGCCTTTCCTCAGCCGCCCCGACAGCCTTCCGGGACATCTCTGCGAGTGCAGAGGCCCGGCGGCTGGCGTGGACAGGCAGACGCCTCTTAGGAAATCCCCTTCCCCGAGGAGCAGGCACAGGAAAGAGGCGGGGAGCAGCGGGAAGGAGGGGTCGGGGTGGACTGGCACCCCCAGGGAGAGACCCTCCACCGAACTGGGGGGCTAACTCCTCTCTGCACCCCAGGGGCATGGCAGGGGCTCGTGGGGTCCCTCCAGTTGGGGAGGATGCCCAGCATCACCCAGCGGCCacgcagctccggcccgggcCAAGCTGACCCAGCCCGAGCCTGGGAACGGGGCCCCAAGCCCCAGTGCTGGCTTGGCCCCAGCTCCCGCAGGGCCCTGGGACGAGGCCGCAGCGGGAAGACGTCGGGAGCTGGAATGTCAAACAAGGCCCGTGAGCCAAGCCAGCTGCATCCCGCAGCCGCCCCTCCTCCCCGgccctccctccccgctgctcccccaGGATTTAAGGAGCGCGGGGAGCCGCGCACAgcctccccggggctgcgggcaccggGGGCCTGGAGCCGGGCAGGGTGCGGGGACGGGGTGCCGGCTCCTCCCCGGTGCCCTACCGCAGCACCGCGTGCCCCCGGGGCCGCTCTGGTTCTGCGTGCCCCCACGCCCGCCTCCCGCCCGGCGAGCAGGGGTGACCGGGCGGATGGGAATGAAGCAGCCAGGGCGTCCACCCCCTCCTTGCTGGCCCCCGGCCCTCTCCCTGCGTCCCGCTCCTTTTACAGCCACGAGCCTCCCAGGCGCCTTTACCCTAAGAGGGAAGGACCGTGCGCCCATTCCCCGGCGCTGACAGGCCCGGGGCGCGTGCTATTGTCTAAATAGGAGATCgcgctccttccctgcctggaCCACGGCCCAGGCAGCGTGCCGGGGTCCCAGGAGGTTGTGGGTGCACCGCAGGCTGCAGCCCACCGCCCGCTGCTCCCCTCGGCTGACCCCGGGTCGTGGAGATGCTGGGGATCACTGCCTGTCCCCAAGCACTACGAGGATGCTGGCGGTGCCTGGCCGACCCCATGGCACGTGTGGATGCTGGGGGTGGCCGGCTATCCCCCGTAATTTACAGGGATGCTGGGGCATGCTTGCTTGCCCTCCGTGGTCCACGTAGGTATTTGGGGCAAGTTGTTGCCTCTGTGGTCCATGAGGATGCCGGGGGGGACCTGTTGCCCCCAGGGCCTGTGTAGATGCTGGAGGAGACCGGCTGCCCCCATAGTCCCTGCGGATGCCTGCACTGATCGGTCATACCCAGCTGCCCCCATGATCCAcggtggtgctggtggtgttCACCTGACCCACATCCCGAGGGGACGCTGGGGATACCCCACTGCCCCCGCGGTCCTTGGGGGCTGTCACCTCCCCCCGTGGCCATGGGGATGCAGCGCAGCTGCCCTCGCAGTCCGCACGGACCCACGATAACTGGCCGCCCCCGTGGTCCAGGAGGATGCTGGGGGTATCTGTCTGCACGGCCCCGATGGCATCAGCCGTGCCAGTGAGATGAGGTAGTGCCTGCTGCCCGGCGTGGCTGGCGGCTCACGTAAGGCGCGGAGGCCGTGCGCTCAGCCTGCAGCAATGCTGGGCGGTGATTTCACTTCCCCATGCTCGGACACGTGGCCTGCGCTGGGGGCTCGGCGCCTCTCGCCGCTCCTGGGCGGCAGCGCGGGTGCCATCCCGGCCCTCGtcctggcagagcaggggtCCAGGCTGCAGAAGAAGGGGCGGCCCTTCCCGGAGCTCGGGCTGTGTTTACACACCCATCCCGGGCCGTCTCTCCCTTAACTCTTTCCAGTGGggctcagctctggctgcaCGTTCCCAGAGCCACCAGCCAGCCCAAGGAACGCTTCCCGGTGCCCAGCCCACACCGTGCTGCTCCCCgcactgctcagcaccctgctcccCGCCAGCTACCCCTGGGCACATGCACGAGCCCTGCGGCGGGGTGCAAGCACCccgaggaggagctggagccagcTCCGGGGGGCTGatggggctgcctggggctccCCGCGGCACCAGGGGGGCTGTGGGACATGGCGGTTCGGGGGcaggagcagatcctcctgatggggtggggggtggcCGCGGCAGGTGCTGCGCagaccccagcacccagccagggGTGAGTCAGAGAGTGCCCAGAAATAGACTCCGGGAGCTTTTTCGGGAAGCCCCCGTGGCTCCAGGAATAGCTGCCGCATGCCAAGGCGCTGCCCTTTGCTCGCCGaccgtggggctgggcaggggccaCACCCGGCACTGCCACTCACCCACGCCCCCACCCCGGGCACCCCCACCCCGGGCACCCCCACCCCGGgcaccccagccccagggcaccccagccccagggcaccccCTCGATCCCACACCCAGCCACTGGGGACACATCCATCCAGGGCACCCGCCTCCTACAGTCCATCCTGGGGTCCCCGTGGGCTCCGGGGACACACCTGATCCAGGCACCCACTTCGGAAATGTCCCCAGAGCTGGGACCCAAGCAGCCGGGTGCCCGTAGCAGTGGGGGTGAtggtggcaggaggagcaggtggACGGTGGCACAGGGTCCCCTCAGAAGGAGGGTGAAGGGCAAGGGGTGCTGGGCGCCCGGCCCTGCCCTGGTGCAGCACTGGGCcctgtgttttgctgtggtGGCTGCGGTTGACATGGAGACCCCCCAGCTGTCTGCTCGCGGGGTGCCAGGAGGTGGGGGCACTTGTTCCCCTCCGGGGGGGGAGAGgcaggtgctgggggctgggagcATAAATCCGGAGCTGTCGTGAGCTGCCGGCACGGCAGGTCCCGGGGTCAGGGGCGGCAGGACCGCCAGTTTCCAGTCCCCTGGACACGGACGACGTCTCAGGCTAACGGTGCCCATGCTGGTGACTCAGGAGCTGGGAATCCGGCTGGCACCCAGCACCTGGCCCCTCTGTACCACTCACGGGCTGCCACGTGCGTCCCGCCCTGAGCCACGCTGCTTTCAGGGAAAACGGAGTCCTGCTGGGAAATGACGTGGGTGCTGGTGGGAGCCCTCACGCTGCTGACCCCGACCCGTGCCGGGGGATGAGGCGAGGGCGAGGCCAGGAGCCACCCTGACTGCTCCCATTCCGGGCTGCCCCAGCTGGCTCAGCACGGCGGGCAGCACTGCCACCCGCGGCCATGGTCCCCTGGCGGACGTGGCACCGAGGGCTTGCTCCTCGCGAGGCCCAGGCAGCGCCGAAGCCGGGGTGAAGCGGTGCCACAGGGAGCCGTGCCCCCAGCCACCGACCCCAGAGCAACCCAGCGCGCACAACCCCCTGCAGCGCCGGGCAGGACGGGCGCAACCGACGGGGGCACCCCTTGCTTGCACGCTGCCGGGAGCTGCAGCGCCCTTGGGCACCGCGTCCCCGGAGGGCGCAGGGCGCGCGGCGCAAGGTGCGAGAGGACGGTGCCCGGCGCCCGGTGCACGGTGCCCGGGGCACGCTGCAGGAGGCACGGCGCTCCCCGGGAGcggtggtggggaggggacgggggagGGCTGCCCGCTGCCTCCGGTCCTCCGCGGCACCGGGGGGCGCacgggcgcggggcgggccgggccggggcggcggcggccatgCAGGTACCGGGCGGGAGGGAGCCGGCGGGGACGGGGTCCCCCCGAAGAGG
This sequence is a window from Cygnus olor isolate bCygOlo1 chromosome 6, bCygOlo1.pri.v2, whole genome shotgun sequence. Protein-coding genes within it:
- the DES gene encoding desmin, giving the protein MSQSYSSSQRVSSYRRTFGGTSPVFPRASFGSKGSGSSVTSRVYQVSRTSAVPSFSTFRTTRVTPLRSYQSAYQGAGELLDFSLADAMNQEFLQTRTNEKVELQELNDRFANYIEKVRFLEQQNALMVAEVNRLRGKEPTRVAEMYEEELRELRRQVDALTGQRARVEVERDNLLDDLQKLKQRLQEEIQLKEEAENNLAAFRADVDAATLARIDLERRIESLQEEIAFLKKVHEEEIRELQAQLQEQHIQVEMDISKPDLTAALRDIRAQYESIAAKNIAEAEEWYKSKVSDLTQAANKNNDALRQAKQEMLEYRHQIQSYTCEIDALKGTNDSLMRQMREMEERFAGEAGGYQDTIARLEEEIRHLKDEMARHLREYQDLLNVKMALDVEIATYRKLLEGEENRISIPMHQTFASALNFRETSPEQRGSEVHTKKTVMIKTIETRDGEVVSEATQQQHEVL